A genomic stretch from bacterium includes:
- a CDS encoding phospholipase D-like domain-containing protein: MKAKRCILITILIFSLSLQVVLALPAKDVKPIPNRLYYPAVHELLKQAEKSIQVVMFEMFYYPKYPESLENQLVQDLIDAHKRGVNIEVILEQGAFGRITRRNKREGGFMLSQAGVKVYFESRSKTTHNKLIIVDERYTIIGSTNWNYYALEKNNEASVLIDSIPLAKFYLEEFNRIKSECPPLNKK; the protein is encoded by the coding sequence CAAAAGATGCATATTAATCACTATTTTAATATTTTCTCTCTCTTTACAAGTTGTTTTAGCCCTCCCAGCAAAAGATGTAAAACCGATTCCCAACAGGTTATACTATCCAGCAGTCCACGAACTCTTGAAGCAAGCAGAAAAATCTATTCAGGTAGTGATGTTTGAAATGTTCTACTACCCAAAATATCCGGAAAGCCTGGAAAACCAGTTAGTTCAAGATTTAATAGATGCTCACAAAAGAGGAGTAAATATAGAAGTAATCTTAGAACAGGGCGCCTTTGGAAGAATCACCAGAAGGAACAAAAGAGAGGGAGGATTTATGCTCTCCCAAGCTGGTGTTAAGGTATACTTCGAGTCCCGCTCCAAGACCACCCACAATAAACTCATCATAGTAGACGAAAGATACACCATAATCGGCAGCACCAACTGGAACTATTATGCATTAGAGAAAAATAACGAAGCTTCCGTCCTCATAGATTCTATCCCCCTTGCCAAATTTTATCTTGAAGAGTTCAACAGAATCAAATCCGAATGTCCCCCACTCAACAAAAAATAG